A single region of the Montipora capricornis isolate CH-2021 chromosome 13, ASM3666992v2, whole genome shotgun sequence genome encodes:
- the LOC138030382 gene encoding uncharacterized protein — MSKLAESIEEVKKSASFISSQYDSLLQENKSLKVEVRKTTNELNHLKEEFNNLEQYLRRDCLEIRGVPAQRDEDTNALVVNIGRRMGVEVKEDDISTSHRLPIMNRGREASSRTPSIIVKFVCRDVRDKFFKAKKQLFGVSSRDLGFSRVAEQKIFIAESLTQRNKKLFADCLKAKYDLNFKYIWTSSGKILLRKNDNSPARLISCDRDLVKLRESAASNSQNGLGE, encoded by the coding sequence ATGTCCAAATTGGCAGAATCTATTGAAGAAGTCAAGAAATCTGCTTCCTTCATCAGTAGCCAATATGACTCGCTGCTGCAAGAAAATAAGTCTCTGAAAGTTGAAGTTCGTAAGACAACGAACGAACTCAACCACCTCAAGGAAGAGTTCAACAACCTGGAACAATACTTGCGACGAGATTGCCTTGAAATTCGTGGCGTTCCTGCCCAGAGAGATGAAGATACTAATGCGTTAGTTGTAAATATTGGAAGAAGGATGGGAGTCGAAGTGAAGGAAGATGACATCTCCACTAGCCATCGTCTGCCTATCATGAATCGTGGTCGTGAAGCTAGTTCAAGAACTCCTTCTATTATTGTAAAGTTTGTTTGTCGGGATGTTAGGGAtaaatttttcaaagccaaGAAACAGCTCTTTGGCGTTTCATCAAGAGATCTTGGTTTTTCACGAGTCgctgaacaaaagatctttATTGCGGAAAGCCTAACACAGAGgaacaagaaactatttgcgGATTGCCTCAAAGCTAAATATGACCTGAACTTCAAGTATATCTGGACCTCTTCAGGAAAAATTCTGTTGCGCAAAAATGATAACAGTCCCGCCAGATTAATTTCATGCGATAGAGACCTGGTCAAGCTACGCGAGTCTGCAGCTTCTAATTCTCAAAATGGACTTGGTGAGTGA